Proteins found in one Paralichthys olivaceus isolate ysfri-2021 chromosome 19, ASM2471397v2, whole genome shotgun sequence genomic segment:
- the serinc1 gene encoding serine incorporator 1 — protein sequence MGAVLGLCSMASWIPCLCGSAPCLLCRCCPSGNNSTVTRLIYAFFLLLGVGIACIMLMPGMEDHLKKIPGFCEGGMGSSIPGVEGHMNCDVLVGYKAVYRVCFGMAMFFLLFSLLMIKVKSSQDPRAALHNGFWFFKFAAAAAITIGSFFISEGPFTTVWFYIGMAGAFCFILIQLVLLIDFAHSWNESWVEKMEEGNSRCWYAALLSVTAVNYLLSLVSLVMFYIYYTHSDGCTENKVFISINMLLCIAASVLSILPQIQESQPRSGLLQSSLVTLYTMYLTWSAMTNEPDRKCNPSLLGIIGLNTTSPAGQDHVVQWWDAQGIVGLILFLMCVLYSSIRNSSNAQVNKLTLTSDESALIEDGPQTDSFEEGSSHNRAVDNEKDGVTYSYSFFHFMLFLASLYIMMTLTNWYSPDVNYEAMTSKWPSVWVKISSSWICIALYVWTLVAPLVLVNRDFD from the exons ATGGGAGCTGTTCTGGGACTGTGCTCCATGGCGAGCTGG atccCGTGCCTGTGCGGCAGCGCCCCCTGCCTGCTGTGCCGTTGCTGCCCCAGTGGGAACAACTCCACGGTGACTCGGCTCATCTACGCCTTCTTCCTGCTGTTGGGAGTGGGCATTGCCTGCATCATGTTGATGCCTGGCATGGAGGACCATCTCAAGAAG ATTCCAGGTTTCTGTGAAGGAGGGATGGGTTCGTCTATTCCTGGTGTGGAGGGTCATATGAACTGTGATGTGCTAGTTGGTTACAAGGCTGTTTACCGTGTTTGCTTCGGGATGGCCATGTTCTTcctgctcttctctctgctcatgATCAAAGTCAAGAGCAGCCAGGACCCCCGAGCTGCGCTACACAACGG GTTTTGGTTCTTTAAGTTTGCAGCAGCTGCCGCCATCACAATTGGATCATTTTTCATCTCAGAAGGTCCCTTCACTACTG TGTGGTTCTATATTGGAATGGCTGGAGCCTTCTGCTTCATCCTCATCCAGCTGGTTTTACTCATTGACTTTGCACATTCCTGGAATGAGTCTTGGGTGGAGAAGATGGAAGAGGGCAACTCTCGCTGCTGGTATGCAG CTCTTCTTTCAGTCACTGCAGTCAACTACCTGTTGTCTCTGGTATCTCTGGTCATGTTCTACATCTACTACACCCACTCTGACGGCTGCACTGAGAACAAGGTCTTCATCAGCATCAACATGCTCCTCTGCATCGCTGCCTCCGTCTTGTCCATCCTGCCCCAGATCCAG GAGTCCCAGCCAAGGTCTGGCCTGCTGCAGTCCTCCCTGGTTACCCTATACACTATGTACCTGACCTGGTCTGCCATGACCAATGAGCCTG ACAGGAAATGTAACCCAAGCCTTCTGGGTATTATTGGGCTAAACACTACTAGTCCTGCAGGTCAGGACCATGTGGTTCAGTGGTGGGATGCCCAAGGGATTGTGGGATTGATCCTTTTCCTCATGTGTGTCCTCTACTCTAG TATTCGTAACTCATCCAACGCCCAGGTTAACAAGCTGACACTGACCAGTGACGAGTCAGCTCTGATCGAGGATGGGCCTCAGACTGACAGCTTCGAGGAGGGCAGCAGCCACAACAGAGCTGTGGACAACGAGAAGGACGGCGTCACCTACTCATACTCTTTCTTCCACTTCATGCTATTCCTGGCATCTCTCTACATTATGATGACGCTCACCAACTGGTACAG CCCTGATGTCAACTACGAGGCCATGACCAGCAAGTGGCCATCAGTATGGGTGAAAATCTCCTCCAGCTGGATCTGCATCGCCCTCTACGTGTGGACCCTGGTTGCTCCGCTGGTCCTGGTCAACAGAGACTTTGACTAA